The following proteins come from a genomic window of Anaerobutyricum hallii:
- a CDS encoding DeoR/GlpR family DNA-binding transcription regulator — MMQLERQKKILDYLNKNRKATTKELSQLLDVSATTIRTDLNQMDKEKLITKTHGGAVYNDRSLDNIELTGRAYIFDERALENRKEKEAIASKAIKLIKNHMCIYLDASSTCYTLGMKLSGFTKLTVITNGINLALALKDVPGITVILTGGIVTSVSSSIEGLLGEDLLTKIHTDIAFVSARGFSVENGLTDFSIYEADLKRRCVKSSAKTIALIDHTKFNTTSISSYASLDDLNMVITDFGLSEHTKSIYENAGVNLVLAKEV, encoded by the coding sequence ATGATGCAGTTAGAACGCCAGAAGAAGATTCTGGATTACTTAAATAAAAACAGAAAGGCTACAACTAAAGAGCTGAGTCAGCTTCTTGATGTGTCTGCTACTACAATCCGTACCGATTTAAATCAGATGGATAAAGAGAAACTCATTACAAAAACGCATGGTGGTGCAGTTTATAATGATAGAAGTCTTGATAATATTGAATTAACCGGAAGAGCTTATATTTTTGATGAAAGAGCTTTGGAAAACCGCAAGGAAAAGGAAGCAATCGCGAGCAAAGCAATAAAATTAATTAAAAATCATATGTGTATTTATCTGGATGCCAGTTCCACCTGCTATACACTTGGTATGAAGTTATCCGGCTTTACAAAGCTTACTGTTATTACAAACGGAATCAATCTGGCACTGGCATTAAAAGATGTTCCCGGAATCACCGTAATCTTAACCGGAGGAATCGTCACTTCTGTTTCTTCTTCCATTGAAGGCTTGCTTGGAGAAGATCTGCTCACAAAGATTCACACAGATATCGCTTTTGTATCTGCACGAGGCTTTTCTGTAGAGAATGGTCTGACTGACTTTAGTATTTATGAAGCAGATTTAAAACGACGCTGTGTAAAATCTTCCGCTAAAACGATTGCCTTAATCGACCATACGAAATTTAACACAACATCGATTTCTAGTTATGCATCATTAGATGACTTAAATATGGTCATTACGGATTTTGGTCTCTCAGAACATACAAAGTCCATCTATGAAAATGCCGGAGTAAATCTTGTATTGGCTAAAGAAGTCTAA
- a CDS encoding FeoB-associated Cys-rich membrane protein, with protein sequence MGTIIVGLILVLIVALIIRSMVKDKKSGKSLQCGGNCSHCAGHCSAPVNTPSNKNE encoded by the coding sequence ATGGGAACAATAATTGTAGGACTGATACTCGTTTTGATCGTTGCGCTGATTATTCGAAGTATGGTGAAGGATAAAAAAAGTGGAAAGTCACTTCAATGTGGAGGAAACTGCTCACACTGTGCAGGACATTGCTCTGCCCCTGTGAACACTCCTTCTAACAAAAATGAATAA
- a CDS encoding YhgE/Pip domain-containing protein: MKKAFQIFRRDIKRLFHNRAALLIVVGVCILPSLYAWFNIAANMDPYVNTAGIKIAIVNEDSGADNEKLSLNAGNTIASNLKENDKLGWTFVARQEAIKGVKSGEYYAAIIIPEDFSSSLLSVLSGKIEAPQLDYYINEKKNAIAPKFTDTGATTVQQEINDTFSSVAAQTISEIVQGSAKDLTGDVNQLNIKMDSNLAEVKKNIAQYQKVLKNFQNTTEQSSSLINDTVKTLDEVKTAANSGNKALSDTSSLLQKSRSYAGDFSSTFSENLSDGKTVFGDIYQSVSEQLGDFEAKAGKADTTIKSGIDSIEDLTEKNAQILNHLSELNTNLNGDDQLLTTVNEEISKLQKQNASLQELLTSLKSRSARLESALKTAKDTTKELKTLSSKNKKALNQYTDRLNETILPGINNSLDSLSALSGTLSSTLLNISPTIDQMKLILKQLGASLTDTSSALTDTSRVLVTLDKELGNISSDLKALQSSDAYEKILSLRGLDADSISDFMSSPVEIKSETMYSVKNYGSGMTPFYTNLALWVGGLILVSIFKQEVDKDDEVHHFSPTSAYMGRWLLYAAVGLVQGCIVCIGDIILLGVQCVHPLLFIIAGMFCSFVYVSLIYAMAITLKHIGKALCVLFIILQIPGSSGTFPIEMTPGFFQVLHPLLPFTYGINAMRECIAGMYSNYYIKNLLILAIFIPIAFFIGLVLRPLLMNLNHLFDKKLAETDLMLCETETGVNEKGNLSVMLKVLMRDEELKEEFVNSAVKFEKRYPVMIRSGFLCMLIIPLVFLILMFSLNSKLVFLILWITSLVILCLYLICLEYFHDKMIKQLALTGLSPEELLERMKEKKKEIKQEKEEEE, translated from the coding sequence ATGAAGAAGGCATTTCAGATTTTCAGACGGGACATAAAACGACTTTTTCATAATAGAGCAGCACTTTTGATCGTAGTGGGAGTATGTATACTCCCTTCTCTTTATGCCTGGTTTAATATTGCAGCGAATATGGATCCGTATGTGAATACGGCGGGAATTAAAATAGCAATTGTAAATGAAGACAGTGGGGCAGATAATGAAAAGCTGTCATTGAATGCGGGTAATACCATTGCAAGTAATTTAAAAGAGAATGATAAGCTGGGATGGACGTTTGTTGCACGTCAAGAGGCAATAAAGGGTGTAAAGTCAGGGGAATATTATGCAGCGATCATAATTCCGGAAGATTTCAGCAGCTCCCTGCTTAGTGTTTTATCTGGAAAAATAGAAGCTCCTCAGTTGGATTATTATATTAATGAGAAAAAGAACGCAATAGCCCCAAAGTTTACGGATACGGGGGCAACAACTGTACAGCAGGAGATTAATGATACATTTTCTTCTGTAGCAGCGCAGACTATTTCAGAAATTGTGCAGGGTTCGGCAAAAGATCTGACAGGCGATGTGAATCAATTAAACATTAAGATGGATAGTAATCTTGCAGAAGTAAAGAAAAATATTGCGCAATATCAGAAAGTGTTGAAGAATTTCCAGAATACAACAGAACAATCGTCTTCTTTAATCAATGATACAGTAAAAACATTAGATGAAGTAAAAACTGCAGCAAATTCCGGAAATAAAGCATTATCGGATACCTCCTCTCTTTTGCAAAAAAGCAGATCATATGCAGGAGATTTTTCCAGTACATTTAGTGAGAATCTTTCAGATGGAAAAACAGTCTTTGGAGACATTTATCAATCGGTTTCAGAACAATTAGGTGATTTTGAAGCGAAAGCCGGAAAGGCAGATACAACGATAAAAAGCGGCATTGATTCGATTGAAGATTTAACAGAGAAAAATGCGCAGATTTTAAATCACCTTTCAGAATTAAATACAAACTTAAATGGGGATGATCAGCTTTTAACGACAGTGAATGAAGAAATTTCTAAATTACAAAAGCAGAATGCTTCTTTGCAGGAATTACTTACTTCTTTAAAATCTAGAAGCGCCAGACTGGAAAGCGCATTAAAAACGGCAAAAGATACAACAAAAGAGTTAAAAACATTATCCTCTAAAAATAAAAAAGCATTAAATCAATATACAGATCGTTTGAATGAGACAATTTTACCAGGTATCAATAATTCACTGGATAGTCTTTCGGCATTAAGTGGAACATTATCGTCTACCTTATTAAATATTTCACCAACAATTGACCAGATGAAGTTAATTTTAAAACAATTGGGCGCTAGTTTAACGGACACATCCTCTGCACTTACGGATACAAGTAGGGTTTTGGTGACACTTGATAAAGAACTTGGAAATATTAGTTCAGATTTAAAAGCATTACAAAGTTCGGATGCTTATGAAAAAATACTTTCTTTAAGAGGTCTTGATGCGGATTCTATTTCTGACTTTATGTCTTCTCCGGTAGAAATTAAGTCAGAGACAATGTATTCTGTAAAAAATTATGGTTCAGGTATGACACCGTTTTATACGAATCTTGCCTTATGGGTTGGTGGTTTGATTCTTGTTTCTATTTTTAAACAGGAAGTGGATAAAGATGATGAAGTGCATCATTTTAGCCCGACGAGTGCGTATATGGGACGATGGCTGTTATATGCTGCGGTAGGACTTGTTCAGGGATGCATCGTATGTATTGGGGACATTATATTATTGGGAGTGCAATGCGTTCATCCGCTTTTATTTATCATTGCGGGTATGTTTTGTTCTTTTGTATATGTCAGTTTAATTTATGCGATGGCGATTACGTTAAAGCATATAGGAAAAGCACTTTGTGTTCTTTTTATTATTCTGCAGATTCCAGGTTCTTCCGGAACATTTCCAATAGAAATGACTCCAGGATTTTTCCAGGTTCTGCATCCGTTACTTCCGTTTACTTATGGAATTAATGCAATGAGAGAATGTATTGCTGGAATGTACAGTAACTACTATATAAAGAATCTGCTGATTCTGGCAATATTTATACCGATTGCTTTTTTTATTGGACTTGTGCTTCGCCCGCTGCTTATGAATCTCAACCATTTATTTGATAAAAAACTTGCAGAGACAGATTTAATGTTATGTGAAACAGAAACAGGTGTAAATGAAAAAGGAAATCTTTCTGTAATGTTAAAAGTTCTTATGCGGGACGAAGAGCTAAAGGAAGAATTTGTAAATAGTGCCGTTAAATTTGAAAAACGATATCCGGTAATGATTCGAAGTGGATTTTTATGTATGTTGATTATTCCTCTTGTTTTTCTGATTTTGATGTTTAGCTTGAATTCCAAACTGGTATTTTTAATCCTTTGGATCACTTCTTTAGTAATACTTTGCCTTTATTTGATCTGTCTGGAATATTTTCATGATAAAATGATAAAACAGCTTGCGCTTACCGGCTTATCACCGGAAGAATTATTAGAAAGAATGAAAGAGAAAAAGAAAGAGATAAAACAGGAAAAAGAGGAAGAGGAATAA
- a CDS encoding TrkH family potassium uptake protein, with translation MNSSIIRFVLGYVLKVEAVLMLLPCIVAVLYQERTGFAYLLVAAIAMTLGTLMTIRRPKNHVFYLKEGCVATALSWIFLSFFGALPFWISGEIPSLVDALFETVSGFTTTGSSILSDVEALSHCALFWRSFTHWIGGMGVLVFLLAVIPLSGGSHINLMRAESPGPSVGKLVPKIKYTAQILYVIYLGMTVVEIILLLISRMPVFDAITLSFGTAGTGGFGIKGDSIASYTALQQWIITIFMILFGVNFNAYYLILFRKFKKALQMEEVKAYFGIIFVSTAIITGSLVMGNMQFADALRHAAFQVGSIITTTGYATINFDAWSQTCRTILVLLMFVGACAGSTGGGMKVSRFIVMVKTMTKELNSYIHPKSVKKIKMDGKPIEHEVVRSINVYLITFMIIFVVSVFAISFEGHDLVTNFTAVAATINNIGPGLSMVGPDCNFGFFSDFSKLVIIFDMLAGRLELFPLLILFHPAIWKELFTQKITMRKKLKF, from the coding sequence ATGAACAGTTCGATTATTCGTTTTGTATTAGGCTATGTATTAAAGGTGGAGGCAGTATTGATGCTTCTTCCTTGTATTGTCGCTGTGCTTTATCAGGAACGTACAGGATTTGCCTATCTGCTTGTTGCGGCAATCGCTATGACATTAGGAACATTAATGACAATAAGAAGACCGAAAAATCATGTATTTTATTTAAAAGAAGGCTGTGTGGCAACGGCACTTAGCTGGATTTTCTTAAGTTTTTTTGGTGCATTACCTTTTTGGATTTCTGGAGAAATTCCTTCTTTGGTCGATGCATTATTTGAGACAGTTTCCGGTTTTACTACGACAGGTTCCAGTATATTATCGGATGTTGAAGCATTGTCACATTGTGCTCTGTTTTGGCGGAGTTTTACACACTGGATTGGAGGTATGGGAGTTCTTGTATTTTTGTTAGCGGTAATACCACTTAGTGGAGGATCTCATATTAATTTAATGCGTGCGGAGAGTCCGGGACCTTCTGTAGGAAAGCTTGTACCAAAGATAAAGTATACAGCACAGATTCTTTATGTCATTTATTTAGGTATGACAGTGGTAGAGATTATCCTTCTGCTGATTAGTAGAATGCCGGTTTTCGATGCGATCACGTTATCTTTTGGAACAGCCGGAACCGGAGGCTTTGGTATAAAAGGAGATAGTATTGCCAGTTATACCGCATTGCAGCAGTGGATCATCACGATATTTATGATTCTTTTTGGTGTAAACTTTAATGCATATTATCTGATTTTATTTAGAAAGTTTAAAAAAGCACTTCAAATGGAAGAGGTAAAAGCTTATTTTGGTATTATTTTTGTCTCTACAGCTATTATAACGGGAAGTCTTGTTATGGGAAATATGCAATTTGCAGATGCTCTTCGCCATGCTGCATTTCAGGTGGGATCCATTATTACCACAACAGGATATGCTACAATAAATTTTGATGCCTGGTCACAGACCTGCCGTACGATATTAGTACTGTTGATGTTTGTTGGAGCCTGCGCCGGAAGTACCGGCGGTGGTATGAAAGTGTCCCGTTTTATTGTTATGGTAAAAACAATGACGAAAGAGTTAAACTCTTATATTCATCCAAAAAGTGTTAAAAAGATTAAGATGGATGGTAAACCGATCGAACACGAAGTAGTACGTTCTATTAACGTATATTTGATTACATTTATGATTATTTTTGTTGTCTCCGTTTTTGCCATATCCTTTGAAGGACATGATCTTGTAACGAACTTTACAGCTGTAGCGGCGACAATTAACAATATTGGACCGGGACTTTCTATGGTTGGACCAGATTGTAACTTTGGATTTTTTAGTGATTTTTCCAAGCTTGTTATTATATTTGATATGCTTGCAGGACGTTTGGAATTATTCCCACTGCTTATATTATTCCATCCGGCAATCTGGAAGGAACTCTTCACACAGAAGATCACAATGAGAAAAAAATTAAAATTCTGA
- the feoB gene encoding ferrous iron transport protein B, whose product MSVKIALAGNPNCGKTTLFNALTGSNQFVGNWPGVTVEKKEGKLKGHKDVVIMDLPGIYSLSPYTLEEVVARNYLIGERPDAIINIVDGTNIERNLYLSTQIMELGIPVIMAINMMDLLEKSGEKIDIAKLGKDLGCEVVEISALKGTGIKKAAEKAVALARSKQSAQVVHSFDKKVEDAISVVKEMLGSQVPEEQKRFFAIKLLERDDKIVEQLSTVPDVSNEINALEDAFDDDTESIITNERYVYISSVVADSCKKNGAKKLTTSDKIDRIVTNRWLALPIFAVVMFVVYYVSVSTVGDWATTWANDGVFGDGWHLFGIKSLFIPSVPSIIEGALNAVGCADWLSGLILDGIVAGVGAVLGFVPQMLVLFIFLAFLESCGYMARVAFIMDRIFRKFGLSGKSFIPMLIGTGCGVPGVMASRTIENDRDRKMTIMTTTFIPCGAKLPIIALIAGALFNGAWWVAPSAYFVGIAAIICSGIILKKTKMFAGEPAPFVMELPAYHMPTVSNVLRSMWERAWSFIKKAGTIILLSTIILWFLMNFGWVDGNFGMLEAEQLNDSILATIGNVIAPIFAPLGWGDWKMAVAAVTGLIAKENVVGTFGILFGFAEVAEDGSEFWGQLANSLPAVAAYSFLVFNLLCAPCFAAMGAIKREMNNTKWFLFAIGYQCLLAYVVSLCIFQIGTLITAGTFGIGTVIAFALIIGFLYLLFRPYKESNTLNVNVKNVIKAR is encoded by the coding sequence ATGTCAGTAAAAATTGCATTAGCAGGTAATCCAAACTGCGGTAAAACGACATTATTTAATGCCCTGACAGGTTCTAACCAGTTTGTTGGTAACTGGCCAGGTGTTACTGTAGAGAAAAAGGAAGGAAAGTTAAAGGGACATAAAGATGTTGTCATTATGGACTTACCGGGTATCTATTCCCTTTCTCCATATACATTAGAGGAGGTAGTTGCAAGAAATTACCTTATTGGAGAAAGACCAGATGCGATCATCAATATCGTAGATGGTACGAATATCGAGCGTAACCTGTACTTATCTACACAGATTATGGAGCTTGGTATTCCGGTAATCATGGCAATCAATATGATGGATCTTTTAGAAAAGTCTGGGGAGAAGATTGATATTGCAAAGCTTGGTAAGGATCTTGGATGTGAAGTTGTTGAGATTTCCGCATTAAAAGGAACCGGAATTAAAAAAGCAGCAGAGAAAGCAGTTGCATTAGCACGTTCTAAACAATCTGCACAGGTTGTACATAGTTTTGATAAAAAGGTAGAAGATGCTATTTCTGTTGTAAAAGAGATGTTAGGTTCTCAGGTTCCGGAAGAACAGAAGCGTTTTTTTGCAATCAAGCTTCTTGAAAGAGATGATAAGATTGTAGAACAGCTTAGTACAGTTCCAGATGTGTCTAATGAGATCAATGCTCTTGAGGATGCATTTGATGATGATACAGAAAGTATTATTACAAATGAAAGATATGTATATATTTCTTCTGTAGTAGCAGATAGTTGCAAGAAGAACGGAGCGAAGAAGCTTACAACATCTGATAAGATTGACCGTATTGTAACAAACCGTTGGCTTGCACTTCCGATTTTTGCGGTTGTTATGTTCGTTGTGTATTATGTATCGGTATCTACGGTAGGTGACTGGGCAACGACTTGGGCAAATGATGGAGTGTTTGGTGACGGATGGCATCTCTTTGGTATTAAGTCTCTTTTCATCCCTAGTGTTCCTAGCATTATAGAAGGTGCTTTAAATGCTGTTGGGTGTGCAGATTGGTTATCAGGATTAATCCTTGATGGTATTGTTGCCGGTGTTGGTGCGGTACTTGGTTTTGTACCTCAGATGCTCGTATTATTTATATTCCTTGCATTCTTAGAGTCTTGTGGTTACATGGCCAGAGTTGCATTCATCATGGACAGAATTTTCCGTAAATTTGGTCTTTCTGGTAAATCCTTCATCCCAATGTTAATTGGTACAGGATGTGGTGTTCCTGGTGTTATGGCTTCAAGAACGATTGAGAATGACCGCGATCGAAAAATGACGATCATGACAACTACATTCATTCCTTGTGGAGCAAAACTTCCAATTATCGCATTAATTGCGGGAGCACTTTTTAATGGAGCATGGTGGGTTGCACCAAGCGCATATTTTGTTGGTATTGCAGCAATCATTTGCTCTGGTATTATTTTAAAGAAAACAAAAATGTTTGCAGGAGAGCCTGCACCGTTTGTTATGGAACTTCCAGCTTATCATATGCCAACTGTTTCTAACGTATTAAGAAGTATGTGGGAAAGAGCATGGTCTTTCATCAAAAAAGCAGGAACAATCATTCTTTTATCTACAATCATCTTATGGTTCCTTATGAACTTTGGATGGGTTGACGGAAACTTTGGAATGCTTGAGGCAGAACAGTTAAATGACAGTATTTTAGCAACTATCGGTAATGTAATTGCTCCAATCTTTGCACCTCTTGGATGGGGAGACTGGAAGATGGCAGTAGCAGCCGTTACTGGATTAATCGCAAAAGAGAACGTAGTAGGTACATTCGGTATTCTCTTCGGATTTGCAGAAGTTGCAGAAGATGGTAGTGAATTCTGGGGACAGCTTGCAAACAGCCTTCCGGCAGTAGCAGCATATTCTTTCTTAGTGTTTAACTTACTTTGTGCTCCTTGTTTTGCAGCGATGGGTGCAATTAAGAGAGAAATGAACAATACAAAGTGGTTCCTCTTTGCGATTGGATACCAGTGCTTACTTGCTTACGTTGTAAGTCTTTGTATTTTCCAGATTGGTACATTAATTACAGCAGGTACATTTGGAATTGGTACAGTAATAGCCTTTGCACTCATTATCGGATTCCTTTATCTTCTGTTTAGACCGTACAAAGAAAGTAATACATTAAATGTAAATGTTAAGAACGTTATAAAAGCAAGATAG
- a CDS encoding YhgE/Pip domain-containing protein, translated as MKNIGAIFKGDVKRIRKNVIAMIVIVGITVVPSLYAWFNIAASWNPYENTGGLKVAVATVDEGYEGDLISVNLNLGEQVISALHENTQLDWIFTTKKKAVNGVKSGKYYAAIVIPKEFSKNMMSVFTEDVQKPQIMYYSNAKENAIAPKVTDKGATAIQTQINEVFIKTISNVALTALQTVSSAADKTGTETITSNLITNLKRITSDLSASASTLQTFSGMVESAQKLLETTSKYLEQSKMQSKQSLTSLENTKSSLSGVKKTISGATNGINEALSAGSSFYDDASELIDDAFKSQAKDADKVADIMETLSEKMDNIAASYSSLGKSISALGTDHPELSSYTGEVVAKINESVAIQKQLSESLAANADELRNSSENIQSGKEDIDSLLKDSKKSLSEVQSKYEDNLKDSIEDLSSSLNNTGTDVDGLLKKLDTGTDKVSKTAENAADDLTDIKAAITTSCDLLNRSAKQIKKLTDKLTKLQDVGNLSDIKSLLSDNTEDISTFLSAPVSLNTTKLYPIENYGSSMAPFYSTLSIWVGGIVLVAMLKVGVSEAAVEGLKKVKNYQIYLGRYIIFLIVGLLQSTLICLGDLFYLGIQCKHPFLFMLAGWFSSIVYVNIIYTLTVSFGDIGKAVSVILLVIQVAGSGGTFPIEVAPAFFKAVYPLLPFVHSMRAIRETIGGMYGMTYWTSLGKMSIFLILSLILGLVLRKPIIKLNDAFMEKLEDTHLI; from the coding sequence ATGAAAAATATAGGGGCCATTTTTAAAGGCGATGTAAAACGTATCCGAAAGAATGTCATTGCAATGATTGTTATTGTCGGTATTACTGTTGTTCCCTCTCTTTATGCCTGGTTTAATATTGCGGCGAGCTGGAATCCTTATGAAAATACAGGGGGATTAAAGGTTGCGGTTGCTACAGTGGATGAAGGATACGAAGGAGACTTGATTTCTGTTAATTTAAATCTTGGAGAACAGGTTATTTCTGCATTACATGAAAATACACAGTTAGACTGGATTTTCACAACAAAAAAGAAAGCAGTGAACGGCGTGAAATCCGGTAAGTATTACGCTGCTATTGTCATTCCGAAAGAGTTTAGTAAAAATATGATGAGTGTTTTTACAGAGGATGTACAAAAACCGCAGATTATGTACTATTCTAATGCAAAAGAAAATGCGATTGCACCAAAGGTTACAGATAAGGGAGCGACAGCGATACAGACGCAGATAAATGAAGTTTTTATAAAAACAATATCTAATGTTGCTCTGACAGCATTGCAGACGGTTTCAAGTGCGGCTGATAAAACAGGAACAGAAACAATTACTTCGAATTTGATTACAAATCTGAAACGTATTACTTCTGATTTGTCTGCATCGGCAAGTACCCTGCAGACATTTTCTGGTATGGTGGAGTCTGCGCAGAAATTATTAGAAACAACATCAAAGTATCTTGAACAGTCTAAAATGCAGTCAAAGCAAAGCTTGACTTCTCTGGAAAATACAAAATCCTCTTTATCCGGTGTGAAGAAAACAATATCCGGGGCAACAAATGGCATTAATGAAGCTTTGTCTGCCGGAAGTTCTTTTTATGATGATGCATCAGAGCTTATTGATGATGCTTTTAAATCGCAGGCAAAAGATGCAGATAAAGTAGCAGATATAATGGAGACATTATCCGAAAAAATGGATAATATTGCAGCATCCTATAGTTCTTTAGGAAAAAGTATTTCTGCGCTGGGAACAGATCATCCAGAATTATCTTCTTATACAGGAGAAGTTGTTGCCAAAATAAATGAGTCGGTTGCAATTCAGAAACAATTAAGTGAAAGTTTAGCAGCAAATGCGGATGAACTTCGTAACTCTTCAGAAAATATACAAAGTGGGAAAGAAGACATTGATTCGTTATTAAAGGATAGTAAAAAGAGTTTATCTGAGGTACAGTCTAAGTATGAAGATAATCTGAAAGACAGCATTGAAGATTTATCCTCTTCTTTAAATAATACAGGAACAGATGTTGACGGATTACTGAAAAAGTTAGATACAGGAACAGATAAGGTCAGTAAGACCGCTGAAAATGCAGCAGATGATCTTACAGATATAAAAGCAGCAATAACTACTTCTTGTGATCTTTTGAATCGATCAGCAAAACAGATAAAAAAACTTACAGATAAACTTACAAAGCTTCAAGATGTCGGCAATTTATCTGATATAAAGTCATTGCTATCAGATAATACAGAAGACATTTCTACATTTTTATCTGCACCGGTTTCTTTAAATACAACGAAGTTATATCCAATAGAAAATTATGGTTCTTCTATGGCACCATTTTATTCTACGCTTTCTATATGGGTAGGAGGAATCGTGCTGGTTGCTATGTTAAAAGTTGGTGTTTCAGAAGCCGCTGTGGAGGGACTTAAAAAAGTAAAGAATTATCAGATATATCTTGGACGTTATATTATTTTTCTCATTGTAGGATTATTGCAAAGTACGCTGATTTGTCTTGGTGATTTGTTTTATCTTGGGATTCAGTGTAAACATCCATTTCTCTTTATGCTGGCAGGCTGGTTTAGCAGTATTGTGTATGTAAATATTATATATACTTTGACCGTATCCTTTGGCGATATTGGAAAAGCGGTATCGGTTATTCTTCTTGTTATACAGGTTGCGGGTTCTGGAGGTACCTTTCCGATAGAAGTAGCACCGGCATTTTTCAAGGCAGTATATCCATTGCTTCCTTTTGTGCATAGCATGAGAGCGATTCGAGAGACGATAGGGGGAATGTACGGTATGACGTATTGGACTTCTCTTGGTAAAATGAGCATTTTCCTGATACTTTCTCTTATACTTGGATTGGTACTTAGAAAACCGATCATAAAATTAAATGATGCATTTATGGAAAAATTAGAAGACACGCATCTGATTTAA
- a CDS encoding FeoA family protein, which translates to MPLSMVRAGEPNVIKKVGGKSETKKFLENLGFVVGGLVTVVSEINGSLIVNVKDSRVAIGRDMANKILV; encoded by the coding sequence ATGCCACTGTCGATGGTGAGAGCAGGAGAACCTAACGTTATTAAAAAAGTAGGAGGTAAATCAGAAACGAAAAAGTTTCTTGAAAATCTCGGTTTTGTCGTTGGCGGTCTTGTGACTGTAGTATCGGAAATCAATGGCAGTCTCATTGTGAATGTCAAAGATTCCAGAGTTGCTATCGGAAGAGATATGGCTAACAAAATTCTTGTTTAA
- a CDS encoding FeoA family protein, translating into MKTLKEVAVGQTVTVKKLTGAGPVKRRIMDMGITKGVEIYVRKVAPLGDPVEVTVRGYELSLRRADAEMIEVE; encoded by the coding sequence ATGAAAACATTAAAAGAAGTCGCTGTTGGTCAGACAGTAACAGTGAAGAAGCTTACGGGTGCCGGTCCTGTAAAGCGTCGTATCATGGATATGGGAATTACAAAAGGTGTTGAAATTTATGTAAGAAAAGTTGCTCCTTTAGGTGATCCTGTAGAAGTAACGGTAAGAGGATATGAATTATCTTTAAGAAGAGCAGATGCAGAAATGATCGAGGTAGAATAG
- a CDS encoding transcriptional repressor yields the protein MLQKSNQNLPINDVGIHRTQMQKDMILQKLKESGCRITRQRKMLLDVILNEDCSSCKEIYYKASMKDSGIGTATVYRMINILEEIGALSRKNMYKIACGPECEVKNACVIEFDDDTIIELSGKSWNQVVQLGLRACGYSSGHKIKSVTAKSCEFSC from the coding sequence ATGCTGCAAAAATCCAATCAGAATCTTCCGATTAACGATGTGGGAATTCACAGAACACAGATGCAGAAAGATATGATATTGCAAAAGTTAAAAGAGAGTGGCTGTCGGATTACCAGACAGAGAAAGATGCTTTTAGATGTGATTTTGAATGAGGACTGTTCTAGTTGTAAAGAAATTTATTATAAAGCATCCATGAAAGATTCCGGAATCGGAACAGCTACAGTATACCGCATGATTAATATTCTAGAAGAAATCGGTGCATTAAGCCGTAAAAATATGTATAAGATTGCATGTGGTCCTGAATGTGAAGTAAAGAATGCCTGTGTGATTGAATTTGACGATGATACGATTATTGAACTTTCAGGAAAGAGCTGGAATCAGGTAGTACAATTGGGACTAAGAGCCTGTGGTTACTCCAGTGGACACAAGATAAAAAGTGTAACAGCGAAGTCCTGTGAATTTTCCTGTTAA